The following coding sequences are from one Acomys russatus chromosome 16, mAcoRus1.1, whole genome shotgun sequence window:
- the Rab37 gene encoding ras-related protein Rab-37 isoform X4, translating to MERIGQQDVKFSGDLQALWRAQVMLLGDSGVGKTCFLIQFKDGAFLSGTFIATVGIDFRNKVVTVDGARVKLQIWDTAGQERFRSVTHAYYRDAQALLLLYDITNRSSFDNIRAWLTEIHEYAQRDVVIMLLGNKADVSSERVIRSEDGETLAREYGVPFMETSAKTGMNVELAFLAIAKELKYRAGRQPEEPSFQIRDYVESQKKRPSCCSFA from the exons ATGGAAAGGATAGGCCAACAGGATGTGAAGTTCTCTGGGGACCTCCAAGCACTTTGGAGGGCTCAG GTGATGCTTCTGGGAGACTCGGGTGTCGGCAAAACCTGTTTCCTGATCCAATTCAAAGATGGGGCCTTCTTGTCCGGAACCTTCATAGCCACCGTCGGCATAGACTTCAGG aacAAGGTGGTAACAGTGGATGGTGCCAGGGTGAAGCTTCAG aTCTGGGACACTGCAGGACAGGAGCGCTTCCGCAGTGTGACCCATGCTTATTACCGAGATGCTCAAG ccttgctcCTGTTGTATGACATCACCAACAGATCATCTTTTGACAACATCAGG gCCTGGCTCACAGAGATTCATGAGTATGCCCAGAGAGATGTGGTGATCATGCTGCTAGGCAACAAG GCGGATGTAAGCAGTGAAAGGGTGATCCGTTCAGAGGATGGAGAGACACTGGCCAGG GAGTATGGCGTTCCCTTCATGGAGACCAGCGCCAAGACTGGCATGAACGTGGAGCTGGCCTTCCTGGCAATTGCCAA AGAGCTAAAATACCGTGCAGGAAGACAGCCTGAGGAACCCAGCTTCCAGATCCGAGACTACGTGGAGTCGCAGAAGAAGcgccccagctgctgctccttTGCATGA
- the Rab37 gene encoding ras-related protein Rab-37 isoform X2 gives MTGTPGAATAGDGEAPERGSPPCSPNYDLTGKVMLLGDSGVGKTCFLIQFKDGAFLSGTFIATVGIDFRNKVVTVDGARVKLQIWDTAGQERFRSVTHAYYRDAQALLLLYDITNRSSFDNIRAWLTEIHEYAQRDVVIMLLGNKADVSSERVIRSEDGETLAREYGVPFMETSAKTGMNVELAFLAIAKELKYRAGRQPEEPSFQIRDYVESQKKRPSCCSFA, from the exons ATGACTGGCACGCCTGGAGCTGCTACCGCTGGGGATGGTGAGGCTCCTGAGCGAGGTTCCCCGCCCTGCAGTCCGAACTACGATCTCACGGGCAAG GTGATGCTTCTGGGAGACTCGGGTGTCGGCAAAACCTGTTTCCTGATCCAATTCAAAGATGGGGCCTTCTTGTCCGGAACCTTCATAGCCACCGTCGGCATAGACTTCAGG aacAAGGTGGTAACAGTGGATGGTGCCAGGGTGAAGCTTCAG aTCTGGGACACTGCAGGACAGGAGCGCTTCCGCAGTGTGACCCATGCTTATTACCGAGATGCTCAAG ccttgctcCTGTTGTATGACATCACCAACAGATCATCTTTTGACAACATCAGG gCCTGGCTCACAGAGATTCATGAGTATGCCCAGAGAGATGTGGTGATCATGCTGCTAGGCAACAAG GCGGATGTAAGCAGTGAAAGGGTGATCCGTTCAGAGGATGGAGAGACACTGGCCAGG GAGTATGGCGTTCCCTTCATGGAGACCAGCGCCAAGACTGGCATGAACGTGGAGCTGGCCTTCCTGGCAATTGCCAA AGAGCTAAAATACCGTGCAGGAAGACAGCCTGAGGAACCCAGCTTCCAGATCCGAGACTACGTGGAGTCGCAGAAGAAGcgccccagctgctgctccttTGCATGA